In the genome of Tannockella kyphosi, one region contains:
- a CDS encoding AAA family ATPase, with translation MLYRKIEKTIVEHLESKSNKVLLIDGARQVGKTYIVRYAGRKLFENFIEINMVEDSLGEKLFEQVKTIEDFYLSLSMIAGDKMQQKENTLIFIDEIQEYPHLLTLLKFLVQDDCFHYIASGSLLGVALLKTTSIPMGSIQKVRMFPLDFEEFLYANGVNEITISILSKKFKKLESLDESMHYKTMDYFRKFLLVGGMPDAVNSYLLEKNIVSVRGIQTETPTTEVVGFLTTK, from the coding sequence ATGTTATATAGAAAAATAGAAAAAACAATAGTGGAACATTTAGAATCCAAATCAAATAAAGTTCTTTTAATTGATGGTGCTAGACAAGTTGGGAAAACTTATATCGTACGTTATGCGGGAAGAAAGTTATTTGAGAATTTTATTGAGATAAATATGGTTGAAGATTCTTTAGGTGAAAAACTATTTGAACAAGTAAAAACAATAGAAGATTTTTATCTTAGCTTAAGCATGATTGCAGGAGATAAAATGCAGCAAAAAGAAAATACACTTATTTTTATAGATGAGATTCAGGAATATCCTCACTTACTAACGCTTCTAAAGTTCTTAGTACAAGATGATTGTTTTCATTATATTGCTAGTGGATCATTGCTAGGAGTAGCACTTTTGAAAACTACTTCTATTCCAATGGGAAGTATTCAAAAAGTTAGAATGTTTCCACTAGATTTTGAAGAGTTCCTTTATGCAAATGGGGTTAATGAAATAACAATATCAATATTATCAAAAAAGTTCAAAAAATTAGAAAGCTTGGATGAATCAATGCATTATAAAACGATGGACTATTTTAGAAAATTCTTACTAGTAGGTGGAATGCCAGATGCTGTTAACTCTTATCTTTTAGAAAAGAATATTGTGTCTGTACGAGGTATTCAAACTGAAACTCCCACCACTGAAGTAGTGGGGTTCTTAACTACTAAATAA